One segment of Bombus pascuorum chromosome 6, iyBomPasc1.1, whole genome shotgun sequence DNA contains the following:
- the LOC132908139 gene encoding uncharacterized protein LOC132908139, which yields MDSDKNNKINISDETKTTSQKRDEDNTYDTNDTYLMIDNIATDERKPKKKITITVDEDDPCLKQEDKQRHVRSVFPGEDPRFQQQNQTLRCWVMYHDFYRCERTLGEGSDVCTWFKQVFTSICPREWISRWDELRVKDKLI from the exons atggattctgataaaaacaataaaattaatatttcggaTGAAACGAAAACTACTTCTCAAAAAAGAGATGAAGATAATACGTATGATACGAATGATACATATCTAATGATTGATAATATCGCGACAGATGAAAGAAAACCGAAGAAAAAGATAACTATAACTGTAGACGAAGATGATCCATGTCTTAAACAGGAAGACAAACAGAGACATGTACGATCTGTATTTCCTGGTGAAGATCCAAG aTTTCAACAACAAAATCAAACATTACGCTGTTGGGTAATGTATCATGATTTCTATCGTTGCGAACGTACTTTAGGCGAGGGATCAGACGTATGCACTTGGTTTAAACAAGTTTTTACATCTATATGTCCAAGGGAATGGATTAGTCGATGGGATGAACTTAGAGTTAAGGACAAATTAATCTaa